Proteins encoded in a region of the Zunongwangia endophytica genome:
- a CDS encoding DGQHR domain-containing protein — protein MKIESIVFKQNNQKYLSFVLPYSELHRISKVLVYEQDDNGYQRKPNKLHINRIKKFITDDITNFKLPTSIILGVDSSDVEMVRTTENGLISIDFDKFKNKPFRIVDGQHRILGMEKALENVGSAEEVKKLNEYPFNIVTVVTDENNRSVELDIFIDINSKGKKVSTDLAELARYNYRIKEKSIENNITNISEHIAMKASKNLREDKSSIWSYAIKFDIHSDTNIGIIGVSAFRKSITGIIKNYLTKKNAYGLLKLDDEDLIKECDEHAKIIKDFLGKCWDESVRKKWSGCFKENLKQNDYEELVKVYFSRDYYIQKPLGAKSINKMIELAVSDTNNLDEAYKKFDEKIVSSNVTSKTWKVGDVLSGLNSESGFKKIREMISNERNIPVN, from the coding sequence ATGAAAATAGAATCTATAGTTTTTAAACAAAATAATCAGAAGTATTTAAGTTTTGTTCTGCCATATTCAGAGTTGCACCGAATTAGCAAAGTTTTGGTTTATGAGCAAGATGATAATGGCTATCAAAGGAAACCTAACAAATTACATATAAATAGAATCAAGAAATTTATTACAGATGATATTACGAATTTTAAATTACCTACTTCGATAATTCTTGGTGTAGATTCTTCTGATGTTGAAATGGTAAGGACAACGGAAAATGGTCTTATTTCTATTGATTTCGATAAATTCAAAAATAAACCTTTTAGAATTGTTGATGGTCAACATAGAATTTTGGGTATGGAAAAAGCACTGGAAAATGTTGGAAGTGCCGAGGAAGTTAAAAAACTAAATGAATATCCATTTAACATAGTTACTGTAGTAACGGATGAAAATAATAGGTCTGTTGAGCTAGATATTTTTATAGATATTAATTCTAAGGGTAAGAAGGTTAGTACAGATTTGGCTGAATTAGCTCGTTATAATTACCGTATTAAGGAGAAATCTATTGAAAATAATATCACAAATATTTCTGAGCATATTGCAATGAAAGCATCCAAAAATTTAAGAGAAGATAAATCAAGTATCTGGAGCTATGCAATAAAATTTGATATCCATTCTGATACAAATATTGGGATTATTGGAGTAAGTGCTTTTAGAAAATCAATTACCGGAATAATAAAGAATTACTTAACCAAGAAGAATGCCTATGGTTTATTAAAATTAGATGATGAAGATTTAATTAAAGAATGTGATGAACACGCAAAAATCATTAAAGATTTTCTTGGAAAATGCTGGGATGAGTCAGTAAGGAAAAAATGGTCTGGTTGTTTTAAAGAAAATTTGAAACAAAATGATTATGAAGAATTAGTAAAGGTTTACTTTAGCAGAGATTATTATATACAGAAACCATTAGGTGCTAAGTCCATTAATAAGATGATAGAATTGGCAGTATCTGATACTAATAACTTGGATGAAGCTTATAAAAAATTTGATGAAAAAATTGTTTCCAGTAACGTCACCAGCAAAACATGGAAAGTAGGAGATGTTTTATCTGGTTTAAATTCCGAAAGTGGATTTAAAAAAATTAGAGAAATGATTTCTAAT
- a CDS encoding DndE family protein, whose protein sequence is MFKSIRTSEENKEIISKLTRKLNLGSENVIARIALAYSLSVNEKLDVEQIKDSQGKEYSSKVLFGQYTDLYLVLMANHYEIQKNDKDLPKYFKLHIDRGLESFKSQISGNSINGIEFLNEFMLEGLNNLNKEF, encoded by the coding sequence GTGTTTAAAAGTATTCGTACAAGTGAGGAAAATAAGGAAATTATTTCCAAATTGACCAGGAAGTTAAATCTAGGTTCGGAGAATGTCATTGCCAGAATAGCATTGGCTTATTCATTATCAGTAAATGAGAAACTTGATGTAGAGCAAATTAAAGATTCGCAAGGAAAGGAATATTCTTCAAAAGTTTTATTTGGTCAATATACAGATTTATATCTAGTTTTAATGGCAAACCATTATGAAATACAGAAAAACGATAAAGACCTTCCAAAATATTTTAAGCTTCATATTGATAGAGGATTAGAGTCTTTTAAATCTCAAATCTCTGGAAATTCGATAAATGGAATAGAATTTTTAAATGAATTTATGCTAGAAGGTTTAAATAATTTAAACAAAGAGTTTTAG
- the dndD gene encoding DNA sulfur modification protein DndD: MKVQKITLHNFRVYKGENSIEFLTEKAENLTLIAGKNGFGKTTFLTSLVWAFYGKMMSQVEDKYRRDLKASEGYENYRKSLINNSVIRNANSSEEEVKCFVEIKLIDLSIPSIPCKSITIKREFILNSNEERLLVLIDGAENELTKEVGYETFINDFILPREIAKFFFFDAEKIVSLAEAKSKAELRSLSRAYSEVLGIKKYEELKKNLDSLLSKLRRNGIDEYEKEKLESLESKKEELQKLIDLNQSNQDDIEIELSQLRQKIDELQENLIRGGNSISVEELNKLVAEQKSLKDDAIEIKRDFKKLLELAPLVIAGKQLIALEEQLKKEQSLKSQSINSEALGIELQEFKKSLFKNLDKLDKRIKAQIEKSVELTVEETLKKKTHQQLEGTILLNFSDEEFRDFQVLLKYLRTSYKEEFERVTKLENDNKTRLSIVGKKIREAEARKDDPVAVKLRAQKNEYSEKYEKAWIKRDDLKEEFGRLNTELNRHTAVLSEYEKKFKLQKIDKKKYQVTENLLKKVNQLIKKIKEEKRFTLQKTIALGLKNLMHKKNFIEDVKVDISEEVMDVSLLDGDGLVISKENLSKGEQQLYATALLKALVDESGINFPVFIDSPLQKFDKLHSEKIIREFYPTVSDQVVLFPLLEKELSENEFRALEPNLNKVIQIENSENGSFFRPLNKNQLFPVA; encoded by the coding sequence ATGAAAGTTCAAAAAATCACACTTCATAATTTTAGGGTTTATAAAGGGGAAAACTCCATCGAGTTTTTGACTGAAAAGGCTGAAAATTTAACTCTTATTGCGGGGAAAAATGGGTTTGGTAAAACTACATTCTTAACCTCTCTAGTTTGGGCTTTTTATGGTAAAATGATGTCTCAGGTAGAAGATAAGTACCGTAGAGATCTTAAAGCAAGTGAGGGTTATGAAAATTACAGAAAATCCTTAATTAATAATTCAGTAATAAGAAACGCTAATTCTTCAGAAGAGGAGGTTAAATGCTTTGTAGAAATTAAGCTGATAGACTTATCAATTCCCTCTATACCCTGTAAATCGATCACTATTAAAAGAGAATTCATTCTAAATTCTAATGAGGAACGATTATTGGTTTTAATTGATGGTGCTGAAAATGAATTAACCAAGGAGGTAGGTTACGAAACTTTTATTAATGATTTTATTCTGCCTAGAGAGATAGCTAAATTTTTCTTTTTTGATGCTGAAAAAATAGTTTCATTAGCTGAAGCGAAATCGAAAGCAGAGCTAAGAAGTCTGAGTAGAGCATATTCTGAAGTGCTGGGTATAAAAAAATATGAAGAACTTAAGAAAAACTTAGATTCTCTACTTTCCAAATTACGAAGAAACGGTATAGATGAATACGAGAAAGAAAAACTTGAGAGTTTAGAAAGCAAGAAAGAAGAATTGCAAAAGCTTATAGATTTAAACCAGTCTAACCAGGACGATATAGAAATTGAACTTTCCCAGTTAAGACAGAAGATTGATGAGTTGCAGGAAAACCTAATTAGGGGAGGCAATAGTATTTCAGTAGAAGAGCTAAATAAATTAGTAGCCGAGCAGAAAAGTTTAAAAGATGATGCTATTGAAATAAAACGGGATTTTAAAAAGCTTCTGGAGTTGGCTCCACTGGTTATTGCAGGAAAACAGTTAATTGCACTAGAAGAACAGCTTAAAAAAGAACAAAGTTTAAAATCGCAATCCATAAACTCTGAAGCACTAGGAATTGAATTACAAGAATTCAAAAAAAGTTTGTTTAAGAATTTAGATAAGCTCGATAAAAGGATAAAAGCACAAATTGAAAAATCAGTTGAGCTTACAGTAGAGGAGACCTTAAAGAAAAAAACGCATCAGCAACTAGAAGGAACTATATTACTGAATTTTTCTGATGAAGAATTTCGTGATTTCCAGGTTCTTTTAAAATATTTGAGAACTTCTTATAAAGAAGAATTTGAAAGAGTTACAAAACTGGAGAATGATAATAAAACCAGGCTAAGTATAGTTGGAAAGAAAATCAGGGAGGCAGAAGCGCGAAAAGACGATCCAGTTGCAGTAAAATTAAGAGCTCAAAAGAACGAATATTCTGAAAAGTATGAGAAAGCTTGGATAAAGAGGGATGACCTGAAAGAAGAATTTGGAAGACTTAATACAGAATTGAATAGACATACTGCGGTACTTTCTGAATATGAAAAGAAATTTAAGTTGCAGAAAATCGATAAGAAAAAGTATCAGGTAACTGAAAACCTTTTAAAGAAGGTTAATCAATTAATTAAGAAAATAAAAGAAGAAAAGAGATTTACCCTCCAAAAAACCATTGCTTTAGGCCTTAAAAACCTTATGCATAAAAAGAACTTTATTGAAGACGTGAAGGTTGATATTAGTGAAGAGGTAATGGATGTTAGTTTGCTTGATGGTGACGGTTTAGTAATTAGTAAAGAAAATTTGAGCAAGGGAGAGCAGCAATTATATGCAACAGCATTATTAAAAGCCTTGGTAGATGAATCTGGAATAAACTTTCCTGTTTTTATTGATAGTCCTTTACAAAAATTTGATAAATTACACTCTGAAAAAATTATCCGGGAATTCTACCCTACCGTTTCTGATCAGGTCGTGCTTTTTCCATTGCTGGAAAAAGAATTGTCAGAAAATGAATTCCGGGCATTGGAACCAAATTTGAATAAAGTTATACAGATAGAAAATTCCGAAAATGGATCTTTTTTCCGACCACTGAATAAAAATCAATTATTTCCAGTAGCTTAA
- the dndC gene encoding DNA phosphorothioation system sulfurtransferase DndC, translated as MQKLKSPKIEGIIEEIIDQYAYSDTSKTPWIIGFSGGKDSTVLLTLVWIAIKRFREQTDHPFQSGRPVYVVNNDTLVENPIISSYVDEVLDKIEKEAREQNLPIYVRKTTPKLEESFWVNILGKGYPVPNNKFRWCTDKMKIKPTSAFLSDQIDEMGKAIILLGTRYEESQSRERSMKKHEMYQSRLSRHANERNAFVYAPLKDLMLEEVWYIINAVPSPWGADNSLLFKIYADASADDYECPTVVTNESHKSCGKSRFGCWTCTVVKKDKSMSGLIENGQEWLRPLLNFRDRLIDNRNISDNRMDIRRNGTSAIDADGHKKGTYALKYRADTLKELLELQKNIQIEKPYLTLITNQELIAIQVNWNRDMYFDRNVGDIYREVFDTNLSTSNMHNTLDATERRLLKDVCDGEVEYISLINNLLSIQETKSLMLSKYGLHNDVERRIEHFVEKGK; from the coding sequence ATGCAAAAATTAAAAAGTCCGAAAATAGAAGGCATTATCGAAGAGATAATCGATCAATATGCTTATTCGGATACTTCAAAAACGCCTTGGATAATTGGTTTTAGCGGAGGTAAAGATTCTACTGTTTTGCTAACGCTAGTTTGGATCGCTATTAAAAGATTTCGAGAACAGACTGATCATCCCTTTCAATCTGGTAGACCAGTTTACGTTGTGAATAATGATACTTTGGTAGAGAATCCTATAATTTCGTCGTATGTGGATGAAGTTTTAGATAAGATTGAGAAAGAAGCTAGAGAGCAAAATTTGCCTATATATGTAAGAAAGACTACTCCTAAGCTAGAAGAGTCATTCTGGGTAAATATTCTTGGAAAGGGGTATCCAGTGCCGAACAACAAATTTCGCTGGTGTACAGATAAAATGAAAATCAAACCCACGTCTGCTTTTCTTTCAGACCAAATAGACGAAATGGGGAAAGCCATCATTTTATTAGGTACTCGATATGAGGAAAGTCAAAGTAGAGAGCGTTCTATGAAAAAGCATGAAATGTATCAGAGCCGTCTATCAAGGCATGCTAATGAAAGAAATGCCTTTGTGTATGCTCCGCTAAAGGATTTGATGTTAGAGGAGGTCTGGTATATTATTAACGCTGTACCCTCGCCGTGGGGTGCTGACAATTCTTTATTGTTTAAAATCTATGCGGATGCAAGTGCCGATGATTATGAATGTCCAACGGTTGTAACAAATGAATCTCATAAATCTTGTGGGAAAAGTCGATTTGGATGCTGGACATGTACGGTGGTTAAGAAAGATAAATCTATGTCTGGATTAATTGAAAATGGACAGGAATGGTTACGACCACTATTAAATTTCAGAGATAGGCTAATCGATAATAGAAATATTAGCGACAATAGGATGGATATAAGACGAAACGGCACTTCTGCAATTGATGCCGATGGTCATAAAAAAGGAACTTATGCACTTAAATATAGAGCAGATACTTTAAAAGAACTATTAGAGCTTCAAAAAAATATTCAAATTGAGAAACCTTATTTAACGCTGATTACCAATCAGGAACTAATTGCCATACAGGTAAATTGGAATCGCGACATGTATTTTGATCGGAATGTTGGTGACATTTATAGAGAGGTTTTTGACACCAATTTGAGTACCAGCAATATGCATAATACCTTAGATGCAACAGAAAGAAGACTACTCAAAGACGTATGCGATGGGGAAGTAGAATATATTTCTCTTATAAATAACCTGCTTTCTATACAGGAGACTAAAAGTTTAATGCTTTCAAAATATGGACTACATAATGATGTGGAAAGAAGAATTGAGCATTTTGTGGAAAAGGGAAAGTAG